A window of the Halobacterium hubeiense genome harbors these coding sequences:
- a CDS encoding Gfo/Idh/MocA family protein, translated as MQFGILSTANIGDEAVVPAIAATDHEVRAVASRSADAAAAYADPHGIPETYDSYDALLDADIDAVYVPLPNGLHAEWTKRAADAGLHVLCEKPLASGAEEAVDVVEHCADAGVTLMEAFMYRYHPRTVRAVEVAREELGDLRHVHAEFSFQLGDGPDVRLDPDLAGGALMDVGCYPVNAARTFLGEPALVSGHTHDRRDAGVDTEVAATFEFDDGATATIEAGFETGLHQRYRVEGTDGWLETEAAFNPGQSETVLRWGTDEKTVEETFDPADAYVREVEHFAASVDAGRDPLTDGEEAVANMRAIDAIYESSATGETIPL; from the coding sequence ATGCAGTTCGGCATTCTCTCCACGGCGAACATCGGCGACGAAGCGGTCGTCCCCGCGATTGCCGCCACTGACCACGAGGTGCGCGCAGTCGCGTCCCGGAGCGCGGACGCCGCGGCCGCGTACGCCGACCCTCACGGCATCCCCGAGACGTACGACTCCTACGACGCCCTGCTGGACGCGGACATCGACGCCGTCTACGTCCCGCTCCCGAACGGCCTCCACGCCGAGTGGACGAAGCGCGCCGCCGACGCCGGCCTCCACGTCCTCTGCGAGAAGCCGCTGGCGTCCGGCGCCGAGGAGGCCGTCGACGTCGTCGAGCACTGCGCGGACGCCGGCGTCACGCTGATGGAGGCGTTCATGTACCGCTACCACCCGCGGACGGTGCGCGCCGTCGAAGTCGCGCGCGAGGAGCTCGGCGACCTCCGCCACGTCCACGCGGAGTTCAGCTTCCAGCTCGGGGACGGCCCAGACGTCCGCCTCGACCCCGACCTCGCGGGCGGCGCGCTGATGGACGTCGGCTGCTACCCCGTCAACGCCGCGCGCACGTTCCTCGGCGAGCCCGCGCTCGTCTCCGGCCACACCCACGACCGCCGCGACGCGGGCGTGGACACCGAGGTCGCGGCGACCTTCGAGTTCGACGACGGCGCCACCGCCACCATCGAAGCCGGCTTCGAGACCGGGCTCCACCAGCGCTACCGCGTCGAGGGCACGGACGGCTGGCTGGAGACAGAGGCCGCGTTCAACCCCGGTCAGTCCGAGACGGTGCTGCGGTGGGGGACCGACGAGAAGACCGTCGAGGAAACGTTCGACCCGGCGGACGCTTACGTGCGCGAAGTCGAGCACTTCGCGGCCAGCGTGGACGCCGGCCGCGACCCGCTGACCGACGGCGAGGAGGCCGTCGCGAACATGCGCGCCATCGACGCCATCTACGAGTCGTCAGCGACCGGCGAGACGATTCCGCTGTAG
- a CDS encoding ATP-dependent DNA helicase has product MGDDDWRDFFGFDEPYDQQADAIDAAIDAGERGGYLAMEGPCGTGKTMAALTAAAQLVRRTDDYERVFVVTPVKQQLQQFVADLRQMNSGLEEPLNGVALVGKRDLCPYGREDVFPPDASVHDRCEDLRENTAGLVEADEGGGSFDGQDARELTDLRAADALDEPWWDPAKARDLARSARADADHNLSENPLRTDGADSPYVPVQPSAPDEFADGDPPLFCPFEADWYGRNKGSPVGFDVGDYNVATSEDFLPAAVEYGTCPHRVQQVMLDHADVVIGNYNHLFDPSTRGLTEHLLDERTFVVVDEAHRLEERVRDLLSDRVGRHTLARARNDLRQLLTTAKQSESNRQQVRDELKSYEVTIDAVREAVEFLDDVSEWLDDRVAEYLANEGHDPNRPRDLPEYDHEIPLRDPETDEPDDLTRWAEQHGYTGGLWRSLADIGTAVAAILEDDGDRSAVCGAVGVTLQRWWERDHATYFREIELEHAPKESGRAGAAWAEAYTPALVTYNCMPARALRETFSGLGGGVLMSATLEPLDVFREVTGLDRLEAGAGDAEARPVVERRYDLRFPEENRASFTVDATPFTARNRGDPTSENENQTREQYRYVLRTIARSPGNVLVCMPNYREAAWAGDYLEDAVEKPVLVDESSSNEDTDALKRQFFRGDGKVMVTSTRGTLTEGVDYDGDKLAACAVVGVPLVNVGSPRVRAVRRAYADAFGEDHAFEYALTVPAVRRARQAIGRVIRGPEEVGVRAFVGQRYVEGARHSVFEYLGPGEREEFTRMTPEFLGDQLDLFWSEHA; this is encoded by the coding sequence ATGGGCGACGACGACTGGCGCGACTTCTTCGGGTTCGACGAGCCCTACGACCAGCAGGCCGACGCCATCGACGCGGCCATCGACGCCGGCGAGCGCGGCGGCTACCTCGCGATGGAGGGGCCCTGCGGCACCGGGAAGACGATGGCCGCGCTGACCGCGGCCGCCCAGCTCGTGCGCCGCACCGACGACTACGAGCGCGTGTTCGTCGTCACCCCCGTGAAACAGCAGCTCCAGCAGTTCGTCGCCGACCTCCGGCAGATGAATTCGGGGCTGGAGGAACCGCTGAACGGCGTCGCGCTCGTCGGGAAGCGGGACCTCTGCCCGTACGGCCGCGAGGACGTGTTCCCGCCGGACGCCAGCGTCCACGACCGCTGTGAAGACCTCCGGGAGAACACGGCGGGCCTCGTAGAAGCCGACGAGGGTGGCGGGAGCTTCGACGGGCAGGACGCCCGGGAACTGACGGACCTGCGCGCGGCGGACGCGCTCGACGAGCCGTGGTGGGACCCCGCGAAGGCCCGCGACCTCGCGCGCTCGGCCCGCGCGGACGCCGACCACAACCTCTCGGAGAACCCCCTGCGGACGGACGGCGCGGACTCGCCGTACGTGCCCGTCCAGCCGAGCGCGCCCGACGAGTTCGCCGACGGCGACCCGCCGCTGTTCTGCCCGTTCGAGGCCGACTGGTACGGCCGGAACAAGGGGTCGCCGGTCGGCTTCGACGTCGGCGACTACAACGTCGCCACCAGCGAGGACTTCCTGCCGGCGGCCGTCGAGTACGGCACCTGCCCGCACCGCGTCCAGCAGGTCATGCTCGACCACGCGGACGTCGTCATCGGGAACTACAACCACCTCTTCGACCCGAGCACGCGCGGGCTCACCGAACACCTCCTCGACGAGCGCACGTTCGTCGTGGTGGACGAAGCCCACCGCCTGGAGGAGCGCGTGCGCGACCTGCTCTCCGATAGGGTGGGCCGGCACACGCTCGCTCGCGCCCGCAACGACCTCCGGCAGCTGCTCACGACCGCCAAGCAGAGCGAGTCGAACCGCCAGCAGGTCCGGGACGAACTGAAGAGCTACGAGGTCACCATCGACGCCGTCCGGGAGGCCGTGGAGTTCCTCGACGACGTCTCGGAGTGGCTCGACGACCGGGTGGCCGAGTACCTCGCCAACGAGGGCCACGACCCGAACCGGCCCCGCGACCTCCCGGAGTACGACCACGAGATTCCGCTCCGGGACCCCGAGACCGACGAGCCCGACGACCTCACGCGGTGGGCCGAACAGCACGGCTACACGGGCGGGCTGTGGCGGTCGCTGGCGGACATCGGCACCGCGGTCGCGGCGATTCTGGAGGACGACGGCGACCGCTCGGCGGTCTGCGGCGCGGTCGGCGTCACCCTCCAGCGGTGGTGGGAACGCGACCACGCGACGTACTTCCGGGAAATCGAACTGGAGCACGCGCCCAAGGAGTCGGGGCGCGCCGGCGCGGCGTGGGCGGAGGCGTACACGCCCGCGCTCGTGACGTACAACTGCATGCCGGCGCGCGCGCTCCGCGAGACGTTCTCGGGGCTCGGTGGGGGTGTGCTGATGAGTGCGACGCTGGAGCCGCTGGACGTCTTCCGCGAGGTGACGGGACTGGACCGACTCGAAGCCGGCGCGGGCGACGCGGAAGCCCGGCCGGTCGTGGAGCGCCGTTACGATCTCCGATTCCCCGAGGAGAACCGCGCGAGCTTCACCGTGGACGCGACGCCGTTCACCGCGCGCAACCGCGGCGACCCCACCAGCGAGAACGAGAACCAGACCCGCGAGCAGTACCGCTACGTCCTCCGGACTATCGCGCGTTCGCCGGGGAACGTCCTCGTCTGCATGCCGAACTACCGGGAAGCGGCGTGGGCTGGCGACTACCTCGAAGACGCCGTCGAGAAGCCCGTGCTCGTCGACGAGTCCTCCAGCAACGAGGACACGGACGCGCTCAAGCGCCAGTTCTTCCGCGGCGACGGCAAAGTGATGGTGACCAGCACCCGCGGCACGCTCACGGAGGGCGTGGACTACGACGGCGACAAACTCGCGGCGTGCGCCGTCGTCGGCGTCCCGCTGGTGAACGTCGGGTCGCCCAGAGTTCGCGCGGTCCGCCGGGCGTACGCGGACGCGTTCGGCGAGGACCACGCCTTCGAGTACGCGCTGACGGTGCCGGCGGTGCGGCGCGCGCGACAGGCCATCGGGCGCGTGATTCGCGGCCCGGAAGAAGTCGGCGTGCGGGCGTTCGTCGGCCAGCGGTACGTCGAGGGCGCGCGCCACTCCGTCTTCGAATACCTCGGCCCCGGCGAGCGCGAGGAGTTCACGCGCATGACCCCGGAGTTCCTCGGCGACCAGTTAGACCTGTTCTGGAGCGAGCACGCCTGA